One stretch of Microplitis mediator isolate UGA2020A chromosome 9, iyMicMedi2.1, whole genome shotgun sequence DNA includes these proteins:
- the LOC130674883 gene encoding eukaryotic initiation factor 4A-I-like, which produces MSDSERRIDDESKNGLGDSEGPPGMEPDGVIESNWEQIVESFDDLNLKDQLLRGIYAYGFEKPSAIQARAILPCIKGHDVIAQAQSGTGKTATFSISILQQIDTSINECQALILAPTRELAQQIQKVVIALGDFMNAQCHACIGGTNVRDDMRKLEQGVHVVVGTPGRVYDMINRRALRTNNIKMFILDEADEMLSRGFKDQIHDVFKLLPTEVQVNLLSATMPTDVLEVSKCFMRNPINILVKKEQLTLEGIKQFYVFVEKEDWKLETLCDLYDTLSITQAVIFCNTRRKVDWLTENMKNRDFTVSAIHGEMEQKERDTIMRQFRTGSSRVLITTDILARGIDVQQVSLVINYDLPSNRENYIHRIGRGGRFGRKGVAINFITEDDKRTLSDIEQFYNTHIDEMPMNVADLI; this is translated from the coding sequence ATGTCAGATAGCGAACGCAGAATTGATGACGAATCGAAAAATGGTCTTGGCGACAGCGAAGGGCCCCCAGGAATGGAGCCAGATGGCGTGATCGAGTCCAATTGGGAGCAGATCGTCGAGAGCTTCGACGACTTGAACTTGAAGGATCAGCTTCTTCGTGGTATCTACGCTTATGGTTTCGAAAAACCTTCGGCTATTCAAGCTCGCGCTATTCTCCCGTGCATCAAGGGACACGACGTGATAGCCCAAGCCCAGTCTGGTACTGGTAAAACCGCAACATTTTCAATCTCCATTTTGCAACAAATCGATACGTCGATCAATGAGTGCCAGGCACTTATTCTCGCTCCAACTCGTGAGCTTGCCCAGCAGATTCAGAAGGTAGTCATTGCTCTTGGAGATTTCATGAATGCACAGTGTCATGCTTGCATTGGAGGAACTAACGTGCGTGATGACATGCGCAAATTGGAACAGGGAGTTCATGTTGTCGTGGGAACTCCTGGTAGAGTTTACGATATGATAAATCGACGCGCACTGCGTACCAACAACATCAAGATGTTTATTTTGGATGAAGCTGACGAGATGTTGTCTCGTGGATTCAAGGATCAAATTCACGATGTCTTCAAGTTACTTCCGACAGAAGTACAAGTTAACTTGCTGTCTGCTACCATGCCGACTGATGTATTGGAAGTATCGAAATGTTTTATGCGCAACCCGATTAACATTCTTGTCAAAAAGGAACAACTGACACTTGAAGGTATCAAGCAATTTTACGTCTTCGTTGAGAAGGAAGACTGGAAGTTGGAGACTTTGTGCGACTTGTACGATACTTTGAGTATCACTCAGGCTGTAATTTTCTGCAATACTCGTCGCAAGGTCGACTGGCTCACTGAGAACATGAAGAACCGCGACTTTACTGTCTCAGCCATCCACGGAGAAATGGAGCAGAAAGAGCGTGACACGATTATGAGACAATTCCGTACTGGATCTTCTCGTGTTCTCATCACGACAGATATTTTGGCGCGTGGTATTGATGTCCAGCAAGTATCGCTTGTCATAAATTATGATCTTCCATCAAACCGTGAGAATTACATCCACAGAATCGGACGTGGTGGTCGTTTTGGACGTAAAGGAGTAgccattaattttataactgaAGATGATAAACGCACTCTGAGCGATATCGAGCAATTTTACAACACCCACATCGATGAAATGCCAATGAACGTTGCAGATTTGATCTAA